Within the Pan troglodytes isolate AG18354 chromosome 2, NHGRI_mPanTro3-v2.0_pri, whole genome shotgun sequence genome, the region CTGGATCCTGTCTGAGGCAGGTCTGGCTCAGACCCTGGGTGCTGGAGCTTGGCTGGCTAGCTGTCCACAGAGCTGCACCTCCTCCCATTCCCATTCTACAGGTGGGAGGCCGGGGGCTCTGAGTTCAGGTTTCTTCATTTGAGCAATGAGGTAATGCAGGCAGGGGTTAAAGAAACAAGGGCTGTgcctaggccaggcgcagtggctcacgcctgtaatcccagcactttgggaggccgaggtgggcggatcacctgaggttgagaggtcaagaccatcctggccaacatggtgaaaccccgtctctactaaaaatacaaaaattagctgggcagcaggcgcctgtagtcccagctactcaggaggctgaggcaggagaatcgcttgaacctggcaggcagaggttgcagtgagccaagatcatgccactgcactccagcctggcaacagagtaacactctgtctcaaaaaaaaaaaaaaaaaaaaaaaaaagcaagggctGTGCTTGAGAAATGGCATGGGAGGGAAGGGGCCTCTTGCAGCTGGCCCAGGGTCCAGCTAAGGAAGCCCCATGCTGGCCCCCACTGAccctcccaccccccatcccCAGCTATCTGAACGACCTGGAGCGTATTGCACAGAGTGACTACATCCCCACACAGCAAGATGTGCTACGGACCCGCGTAAAGACCACGGGGATCGTGGAGACACACTTCACCTTCAAGGACCTACACTTCAAGTGAGCGAGCATGTGGACAGGTGGGAGGGGCAGGACCTGCCAGCCTCTGGGGTAGCAGAGGCAGGGGCTGGTCCAGGATCCCCCAGCCCCACTGAGGTTTTACAAGGCTCATGTGTTCTGGGCAAGCACATCCTCACCACCTAGTGAACCAGCAGTCAGGATCCACGCCACCTCTGCCAGCTGCTCACAGCCTCTGCTGCTCCTGCCTGATGTGGCTGCAGCCTGCCTGCTGTCCAAGCTCCTGGCCCAGAACCAGGGGTGAGGTGGGCAAGTGTGGATGATTCCAGAAGGTAGCTGCCCTACTCTGGGCAGGCCTCTGTCCTCAGTCAGCCAACCTGAGAAATGGGGCAGAAAGCCTCCCCCAGGCTCCCTTCCTGGAACTAAGGTGATCTATATCTGCAGGATGTTTGATGTGGGTGGTCAGCGGTCTGAGCGGAAGAAGTGGATCCACTGCTTTGAGGGCGTCACAGCCATCATCTTCTGTGTAGCCTTGAGCGCCTATGACTTGGTGCTAGCTGAGGACGAGGAGATGGTGAGAGGATGAGAGAATGCTGCGGGTGGGGGCAGCGGGCTTGGGGAGTGGTGGCTAGCGTTGACCTTGCTATTCTACCCCCCAGAACCGCATGCATGAGAGCATGAAGCTATTTGATAGCATCTGCAACAACAAGTGGTTCACAGACACGTCCATCATCCTCTTCCTCAACAAGAAGGACCTGTTCGAGGAGAAGATCACACACAGTCCCCTGACCATCTGCTTCCCTGAGTACACAggtgtggggactgtggggatAGGGCCTCCGGAGGGTTGCTTCTTGTCCCAAGTAGCCTATGGTGACCAGGTGGCCCTCAGGCGCCCCCCACTGGACAGAAGTGTAACCTTGGAACACTGGCAGGGGCTGGTGCCTCACTTAGGCTTGTATagttgtgtgtgcacacatggagCCCTTAACACACTCAAGCATGTACCCCTGAATATGTGTACATGGGCATCCTCCTTCACACAGTGGGGTACCCCTTTGCACATCTGGCATGTATGGGCAGCCACAAACATTGTCATAttatgcacatgcatgcacaggtTGTATGCCTGGCCGTCCACACGCACAGACCCTTGCTGCACACGTAGGATGTGGCCTGCCTGCCACACATGCAGCACAAGTCTTCATTTTCTCTCCCCCAGGGGCCAACAAATATGATGAGGCAGCCAGCTATATCCAGAGTAAGTTTGAGGACCTGAATAAGCGCAAAGACACCAAGGAGATCTACACGCACTTCACGTGCGCCACCGACACCAAGAACGTGCAGTTCGTGTTTGACGCCGTCACCGATGTCATCATCAAGAACAACCTGAAGGACTGCGGCCTCTTCTGAGGGGCAGCGGGGCCTGGCGGGATGGTGAGCCAGAGGGGCTGTGGCAGGGCGCTGGGGAAGAACTAAGCGGGCCTGGAGCCCCAGCAGGGGGTTCTGGGGGTGGGTAGGGGGGTGAACCTGGAGGGGGAGGGGCAATAGGTGACCAGGGGACAAGGGAGGAGAAGGCCCAGGGTGTGAATCAGGAGGTCAAGTGAGTGAGGTGCAGGGCGTGGAGGAGGTCATACAAGCAGGCCTGGCCCAGTGGTCCAGACAGAAGGGCCTGGCCTTGCCCTGGGACAGAACCAGAGGCCATCCTGATGTTCCCTGGAGAAATCTCACCTCCTCACCCACCAGGCCATTGGCCCAGCCTGCCGGAAGCTGCATGCCAGCGGAGCCCAGCCCTGCTGCCCACTACCACCAGCTCCATGTGCACCTCCAGCTCTTGCCCTCTGACTTGTCTGAGCGTCCCGGGCTTAGGCTGGCCCCACTGGCCCTGGTGGAGGTGGGATGACTCTCCCAGTGCCACAGACTCCCCTCCCCCACGTAACCCAGCAACAGAAACTGGCTCCTGGGCGGCAACTGTGTCCCTGGTAACAAATGGGTAGGAAAAATAGAGAAGGGTCATTGTCTAGGGAGGCGGGAGAGAGGCACGCCCTGGCTGCTTCCCGATCCATGCTCTGCTTTCCCCCCACCTCCAGGGCCACCGCCGACTTTGTACCCCCCAACCCCTGAGGAAGATGGGGGCAAGAAGACCACGCTCCCCGCCTGTTCCCCCGCcgcttttctcctctttcctctctttgtTCTCAGCTCCCCCTGTCCCCTCAGCTCCAGACGTAGGGGAGGGGTTGCCACAGGCCTCCCTGTTTGAAGCCTGCCCTTGTCTGAGGTGCTGGTAATGGCCATGGTACCCCCTTCTGGGCATCTGTTCTGGTTTTTAACCATTGTCTTGTTCTGTGATGAGGGGAGGGGGGCACATGCTGAGTCTCCCAAGGCTGCGTCTGGAGGGGCCCCTGCTTCTCCAGCCTGGACCCCCAGCTTTGCCCAACACCAGCCCCTACCCCAGCCCAAGTCCAAATGTTTACAGGGAGCCTCCTgcccagtcccccacccccagccgcTCGGAGGCCCCAAAGGAAAAAGCACAAGAAGCGTGAGACGCCACCATTCCTGGAAACCACAGTCCACCTGCTCATTctcatagctttttaaaaaaatgaaagtaaaggaaaaaaaaaaaaaaactgcaaatctAGAAAACTTTTTagagaaaaactatttaaaactgTCAGATCCTGACCAGCAAaccccctccccaggcccccTTCCAAGTGACTCCGTGCCTTGAGTGTGTCTGCGTGTTTACACCCGTCCCTCTGCTGGCCGCCCCCGTGTGAGCGGCACCCCTGCCCTGTCCTCCACAGAATTGGGTTCCAAGGGCTGTTCCAGACAACTGCCAACGTCACTGAGGGCCCTGCCCCAGCGGCCCTGGGCCCAGGCTCTATTAACCTAAAATGTAGCTCCCTAGCGCTAACCTAGGAACCGCCACTGCCTGCTGGGGGGCCACGCCCCTCATGCCCTTGTCCCAGGCCCGGGGCCTTCAGCGTTGAACACTTCCTTGCTTTTTTCACATGTTTTATGGAATTGTTCACCtggtttgaaataataaaatgtagaaagaaaaaaaataccgaGAGCTGATGGGTGTTCTCTCCCAGGGGCAGAGGCCCGGGCTAAGGTGTGCCAAGGTGATGGTGGTCCTAACCTCAGTCCTCAACCTGAGTCAGGGCCCTGACTCAGCTTTCCGGGCCGTCCTGGAGCCCAACGCTCTGAGCTTCATTTCTCCCACCTGGACTAGGCAGCATCCATGTGGGGCCCGTGTGTCCCCGCCCTTCCAGTACTCTGCAGCCTTGGGTCTCGGGCAGCTGGGCAGGCTTCTAAGGGAGCTGTTGCAAGGTGCTCTTCCACACCTGGAGCAGGAGGGGTGGCCGGCCTCTCTAGCGCGGAAGGAGAAAGTGACTTCCGACTTAGGTACCAAGGCCCGGAGAGTGTGCGTTGCCAAGGCCAAACAGCCAGGTGGGCCGCATGCAGTCCTGGCTTGACTAAAAAGGCCAGTAGGGGCCTTAAGACATATTCAGAAAGGTCCCTGCCCCAGAGGGCCGCCGCCAAACCTGAGGGGTAGTGACAGGTGGCCATATTACCATGTGATGGTTGCCACAGGCTGGGCCTGGAGGGCTGCAGATCATTGACTCTGAAGATGGAAGGCTCCATGAGGCTGTGGGAAGGGCCCGCGCGTTGCTGGGGAAGGGAATTGCAGATGGCAAGGCTGGTGATGCTTGTGGGGCGGGCCCTGAGTGCCATCGAGGTGCCTGGACCTTCTCCCGGGGGCAGCCGCGGCCTGAACGTGTGGGGGCGGGCTCGCGGAAAGGCTGGCCTCGACTGGGTGGGGCTCCGGGGTTGGCGCCTCCGCCTCCGGCCGCCAGGGGGCGCCGCCGCCCGTGCTCTGCCCTGCCTGGCTGGTCACAGAGGCTGACGTCAGCGGGTCCCGCGGAGGCCGCTGGACACAAAGGCAGCTTTGTGAGGCGGCGACGGCTCCGCGGCCGCCCCAGGACAGAGCGGCCTGGGCAGAGGGCGGGCCGGGGTCGGCGCCGCGGaggcggggagggagggagggagggttggAGGGTTGAGCCAGAGACCCGGGACCCCGTCCCCGCACACCTGCCAGTGCCCCGTAGCTTCGGCCGCGGGCACTGGCAGGAGATGAAAGGCTGCTGCCGCCCGGTCGGAAGGACATCGGCGCCCCCCAGGCCCGGTCCCCGCCCCAGTTCCTCGGGCCTTTCCTGCTGCCCCTGCCTGCGAGGGCCGACGACACGGAGAACAGGATCCTGCGCCCAACCCAGGTCCCCGCCTTCTTTCAGAGGCCCAGGCCTGGACCCCGCTGAGCCGCAGATGTGCGAGCAGGAGCGCCAGAGCCCCGATGCCCGCCCAGCAGGAAGCGGGCGGGAGATggttccttccttctgtcctgaGGGGGAACCCTGCACAGAGGGACCATTGAGGGCCTGGCATTGTCTGCCTAACTCACCCAGTGCCTCCCTCCCTGGGTGGGCCATGCGGGGCCCTGACAGGATTGCCCTGGTGCCGTCTTGGCAGTGGGTCTGGGTGGGATCCTGGGGGCAGGGCTTCCCTGAGTGCAGACAGCTAGGcctccacctgccccggcctcccaccCAGGCTCAGATTTCCAGGGCATAAGGCTCCATTGTCCCAGCACTGGTGGAGGCGGCCTGTCAATTCAGCCTTGTGTTTGGTGGTTGGGAAATTCCCAGCCATGTGGGGCTGCAGGCAGGAAGGGACTGCCCAGGTGTCCTGTACCCCAACTGAAGGGACTCCATGAGGTTGGTTCCTGGGCATCCCCTGCTGCCTGGAGCTGTCCCAAGCTGGACCTCAACCATTCATCAACCCTCAGGAGCAGTTGGGTGAGGAGCACCAGAAATTCAATGCTCCCTGGTGCTGCATCCCCAGAGCCCTCCCAGCCTAAGAAGCCCCATCTTTCTGTCTCCACGCATGGAGAGCTGCAGCTGTGAGGCCCAGGACCCTTAGCAGGACATGCAGAGCTGGGCAGGGACCCAGGCTCATGCTCCCAGCGTGGGGTGAGTTGTCTC harbors:
- the GNAI2 gene encoding guanine nucleotide-binding protein G(i) subunit alpha-2 (The RefSeq protein has 1 substitution compared to this genomic sequence), producing MGCTVSAEDKAAAERSKMIDKNLREDGEKAAREVKLLLLGAGESGKSTIVKQMKIIHEDGYSEEECRQYPAVVYSNTIQSIMAIVKAMGNLQIDFADPSRADDARQLFALSCTAEEQGVLPDDLSGVIRRLWADHGVQACFGRSREYQLNDSAAYYLNDLERIAQSDYIPTQQDVLRTRVKTTGIVETHFTFKDLHFKMFDVGGQRSERKKWIHCFEGVTAIIFCVALSAYDLVLAEDEEMNRMHESMKLFDSICNNKWFTDTSIILFLNKKDLFEEKITHSPLTICFPEYTGANKYDEAASYIQSKFEDLNKRKDTKEIYTHFTCATDTKNVQFVFDAVTDVIIKNNLKDCGLF